In one Streptomyces marincola genomic region, the following are encoded:
- a CDS encoding PspA/IM30 family protein, whose translation MKRMGMIFRAKANKALDRAEDPRETLDYSYQKQLELLQKVRRGVADVATSRKRLELQLNQLNGQSSKLEDQGKKALALGREDLAREALTRRAALQQQVSDLQQQHATLQSEEEKLTLAAQRLQAKVDAFRTRKETIKATYTAAQAQTRIGEAFSGISEEMGDVGMAIQRAEDKTAQMQARAGAIDELLASGALDDPTGTSKDDLTAELDRISGNSDVEFELERMKAELAGGTSSGRQALEGGNSAGAQPETQTQESPKFDKQ comes from the coding sequence ATGAAGCGGATGGGGATGATCTTCCGCGCGAAGGCCAACAAGGCCCTGGACCGGGCCGAGGACCCGCGCGAGACGCTGGACTACTCGTACCAGAAGCAGCTTGAGCTGCTCCAGAAGGTCAGGCGCGGGGTCGCGGACGTCGCCACGTCACGCAAGCGGCTCGAACTCCAGCTCAACCAGCTCAACGGCCAGTCCTCCAAGCTGGAGGACCAGGGCAAGAAGGCGCTGGCCCTGGGGCGCGAGGACCTGGCCCGCGAGGCCCTGACCCGGCGCGCGGCGTTGCAGCAGCAGGTGAGCGACCTCCAGCAGCAGCACGCGACGCTCCAGTCCGAGGAGGAGAAGCTCACCCTCGCGGCCCAGCGGCTCCAGGCGAAGGTGGACGCGTTCCGCACCCGCAAGGAGACGATCAAGGCGACCTACACGGCCGCCCAGGCGCAGACCCGCATCGGCGAGGCGTTCTCCGGCATCTCCGAGGAGATGGGCGACGTCGGCATGGCCATCCAGCGGGCGGAGGACAAGACCGCCCAGATGCAGGCCCGCGCCGGAGCCATCGACGAGCTGCTCGCCTCGGGCGCGCTCGACGACCCGACCGGGACCTCCAAGGACGACCTCACCGCCGAGCTGGACCGCATCTCGGGCAACTCGGACGTAGAGTTCGAGCTGGAGCGGATGAAGGCGGAGCTGGCCGGCGGCACCTCCTCGGGGCGGCAGGCCCTGGAGGGCGGCAACAGCGCGGGTGCCCAGCCCGAGACCCAGACGCAGGAATCCCCCAAGTTCGACAAGCAGTGA
- the pspAA gene encoding PspA-associated protein PspAA: protein MIVRIMGEGQVKLDDSHFPTLNALDDELMAEVESGDGDGFRRTLGALLEAVRTMGTPLPDDALEPSELILPSPEASIDEVRAMLTEDGLIPD, encoded by the coding sequence GTGATCGTTCGGATCATGGGGGAAGGGCAGGTGAAGCTCGACGACAGCCACTTCCCCACGCTCAACGCGCTCGACGACGAGTTGATGGCGGAGGTGGAGTCGGGCGACGGGGACGGCTTCCGCAGGACCCTCGGTGCCCTGCTCGAAGCGGTCAGGACGATGGGCACCCCGCTGCCGGACGACGCGCTCGAACCGTCGGAGCTGATCCTGCCGTCGCCCGAGGCGTCCATCGACGAGGTCCGCGCGATGCTCACCGAGGACGGGCTGATCCCGGACTGA